One Tursiops truncatus isolate mTurTru1 chromosome 3, mTurTru1.mat.Y, whole genome shotgun sequence DNA segment encodes these proteins:
- the CCNH gene encoding cyclin-H has translation MYHNSSQKRHWTFASEEQLARLRADANRKFKCKAVANGKVLPNDPVFLEPPEEMTLCKYYEKRLLEFCSVFKPAMPRSVVGTACMYFKRFYLNNSVMEYHPRIIMLTCAFLACKVDEFNVSSPQFVGNLRESPLGQEKALEQILEYELLLIQQLNFHLIVHNPYRPFEGFLIDLKTRYPMLENPEILRKTADDFLNRVALTDAHLLYTPSQIALTAILSSASRAGITMESYLSESLMLKENRTCLSQLLDIMKSMRNLVKKYEPPRPEEVAVLKQKLERCHSAELALNVITKKRKGYEDDDYVSKKSKHEEEEWTDDDLVDSL, from the exons ATGTACCACAACAGTAGCCAGAAGCGGCACTGGACTTTTGCTAGTGAGGAGCAGCTGGCGCGATTGCGGGCCGACGCCAACCGCAAATTCAAATGCAAAGCTGTGGCGAACGGGAAG GTTCTTCCAAATGACCCAGTCTTTCTTGAGCCTCCTGAAGAAATGACGCTCTGCAAGTATTATGAGAAAAGATTATTGGAATTCTGTTCGGTATTTAAGCCAGCAATGCCAAGGTCTGTTGTG GGTACAGCTTGTATGTATTTCAAGCGCTTTTATCTTAATAACTCAGTAATGGAATATCACCCGCGGATAATAAT GCTCACTTGTGCATTTTTGGCCTGTAAAGTGGATGAATTCAATGTGTCTAGTCCACAGTTTGTTGGAAATCTGCGGGAGAGTCCTCTTGGACAAGAGAAGGCACTCGAACAGATTTTGGAATATGAACTACTACTTATACAGCAACTTAATTTCCACCTTATTGTCCACAATCCTTATAGACCCTTTGAGGGCTTTCTCATTGATTTAAAG ACTCGCTATCCCATGTTGGAGAATCCAGAGATTTTGAGGAAAACAGCTGATGACTTTCTTAATAGAGTTGCACTGACGGATGCTCACCTGTTATACACACCTTCCCAGATTGCTCTGACTGCCATTTTATCTAGTGCATCCAGAGCAGGAATTACTATGGAAAg ttATTTATCAGAAAGTCTCATGCTAAAAGAGAACAGAACTTGCTTGTCACAGTTACTAGATATAATGAAAA GTATGAGGAACTTGGTAAAAAAATATGAACCACCCAGACCTGAAGAAGTTGCTGTTCTGAAACAGAAGTTGGAGAGATGTCACTCTGCTGAGCTTGCACTTAACGTAATTAC gaaaaagaggaaaggttATGAAGATGATGATTATGTCTCAAAGAAATCCAAACATGAGGAG gaAGAATGGACTGACGATGACCTGGTAGATTCCCTCTAA